The following proteins are co-located in the Nomia melanderi isolate GNS246 chromosome 1, iyNomMela1, whole genome shotgun sequence genome:
- the LOC116434127 gene encoding organic cation transporter protein, which translates to MASVDRNLEELMSHLGDFGKYQCWQFSLHVIGALTAGLHMLTLLTVAAVPPYKCNVPEPFNHLNVSSAWNSSLLIDGLPRAVDACHYLDVNNTIQKCDSWTYDTQYFQSSRGMEWNFVCSQRWMGSLAQSMYMFGVFIGAVTLGSMADKYGRKIIFYVSSVAQLILGVTVALVNQYYVFLCLRFLYGIFGSAGAYITGFVLTMELVGPSKRTVCGVMFQLAFAVGFMLVAIWGAVIKDRMWLQITYGLHSSLLIGHWWLMDESPRWLWAQGRVSEALVIVRKGLKMNGNNVDIDAAKLISEAKVQHVRQEDRSYGALDLFKTPNLRKKMLNVCLNWFANSLVYYGLSLNAGNLVGNPFLMLFLSGLVELPSYILMCCLMDRTGRRCVVSTFMLIGGVCCIIASSVPTGSSVAASAVVAIVLFGKACIAGSFAVIYNYTAELFPTVVRNTALGIGSMCARLSGALTPMIMLLDSFNPKVPAVLFGFVALVSGFLALYLPETVNQPMPESIEDGENFGLGDTCFTTCLGSKRKTSASYEVTMNQLGERDEKEKLNQVEATK; encoded by the coding sequence ATGGCGAGCGTGGACAGAAACCTCGAAGAGCTGATGTCCCACCTAGGCGACTTCGGCAAGTACCAATGCTGGCAATTCTCCTTGCACGTGATCGGTGCCCTTACAGCTGGTCTTCACATGCTAACACTACTAACAGTAGCAGCCGTACCTCCTTACAAATGCAACGTCCCAGAACCCTTTAATCATTTAAACGTTTCATCCGCCTGGAACTCATCATTGCTAATCGATGGCCTGCCTCGAGCCGTGGACGCTTGCCACTACCTTGACGTCAACAATACCATACAAAAATGCGACTCCTGGACCTACGACACTCAGTACTTCCAATCGTCCCGCGGAATGGAATGGAACTTTGTTTGCTCCCAGCGCTGGATGGGCTCATTAGCTCAATCAATGTACATGTTCGGTGTTTTTATCGGTGCGGTCACGCTGGGTAGCATGGCAGACAAATACGGCCGCAAGATTATTTTCTACGTGTCCTCGGTAGCTCAACTGATCCTCGGAGTGACTGTAGCTTTAGTGAACCAATATTACGTTTTCTTGTGTCTGAGATTCCTCTATGGAATCTTTGGATCAGCTGGCGCCTACATCACAGGATTCGTCTTAACCATGGAGCTGGTTGGTCCCTCCAAGAGGACAGTCTGCGGAGTGATGTTCCAGTTAGCCTTTGCAGTCGGATTCATGCTGGTAGCTATCTGGGGAGCTGTGATCAAGGACAGAATGTGGCTGCAGATCACCTATGGGTTACACAGTAGCCTACTAATCGGCCACTGGTGGCTTATGGATGAGTCGCCTAGGTGGCTTTGGGCCCAAGGCAGAGTCAGCGAAGCTCTGGTGATAGTTCGTAAAGGTTTAAAGATGAACGGTAACAATGTAGATATCGACGCAGCTAAGCTAATCAGCGAAGCCAAGGTCCAGCATGTCAGGCAAGAAGACAGGTCCTATGGAGCTCTGGACCTCTTCAAAACTCCTAACTTAAGAAAGAAGATGCTGAACGTCTGTTTGAATTGGTTTGCTAACTCACTTGTCTATTATGGGCTATCGTTAAATGCTGGCAATTTGGTTGGCAATCCTTTCCTAATGTTATTCCTGAGTGGGCTCGTCGAACTGCCATCTTATATTCTAATGTGCTGCTTGATGGACAGGACTGGAAGGCGGTGTGTGGTCAGCACTTTCATGCTGATAGGCGGAGTCTGTTGCATCATAGCTTCCAGTGTGCCCACGGGGAGTAGCGTGGCTGCTTCCGCGGTTGTAGCCATTGTTTTGTTTGGAAAGGCCTGTATAGCTGGTTCCTTCGCTGTCATTTATAATTACACCGCTGAGCTGTTCCCTACCGTGGTCAGGAACACTGCTTTGGGTATCGGATCCATGTGTGCTAGGCTCAGCGGAGCTTTGACCCCGATGATCATGCTGTTGGACTCGTTCAACCCCAAAGTTCCGGCAGTTTTGTTCGGATTCGTGGCTCTTGTGTCTGGGTTCTTAGCACTCTATCTGCCGGAGACTGTCAACCAGCCGATGCCCGAAAGCATCGAAGACGGAGAGAATTTTGGACTCGGAGATACCTGTTTCACGACTTGCCTGGGATCAAAGAGGAAGACCAGTGCCAGTTATGAGGTAACGATGAATCAGCTGGGAGAGAGAGACGAAAAGGAGAAACTAAACCAGGTTGAGGCTACGAAGTGA